Proteins encoded together in one Bacteroides ovatus window:
- a CDS encoding glycoside hydrolase family 88 protein — MKTILSALGLSLLIFTSCGGQKKVEVDFIQDNIDNAVAQNTIQTDIIEKSGKILNPRTINEDGSISYIPMEDWCSGFFPGSIWLTYNLTGDKKWLPLAEKYTEALDSVKYLKWHHDVGFMIGCSYLNGYRMADKKEYKDVIIEAAKSLSTRFRPNAGVIQSWDADKGWQGTRGWKCPVIIDNMMNLELLFEATALSGDSTFYNIAVKHADTTMAHHFRPDNSCYHVVDYDPETGEVRKRQTAQGYADESAWARGQAWALYGYTTCYRYTKDKKYLDQAQKVYNFIFNNKNLPEDLVPYWDYDAPNIPNEPRDASAAACTASALYELDGYLPGNHYKETADKIMESLGSPAYRAEVGTNGNFILMHSVGSIPHGQEIDVPLNYADYYFLEGLMRKRDLEKK, encoded by the coding sequence ATGAAAACAATTCTTAGCGCATTAGGACTTTCCCTATTGATCTTTACGAGTTGCGGTGGACAAAAAAAGGTTGAAGTAGACTTTATTCAGGACAACATCGACAACGCTGTGGCACAGAACACAATCCAGACGGACATTATTGAGAAGTCCGGTAAAATCTTGAATCCGAGAACAATCAACGAAGATGGGAGTATCTCTTACATACCGATGGAAGACTGGTGCTCCGGTTTCTTTCCCGGTAGTATATGGTTGACTTATAATCTGACGGGTGATAAGAAATGGTTGCCGCTGGCTGAGAAATATACAGAAGCTCTTGATTCTGTGAAATATCTGAAATGGCATCATGATGTAGGTTTCATGATCGGTTGCAGTTATTTGAACGGCTATCGCATGGCAGATAAGAAAGAGTACAAAGACGTCATTATAGAAGCTGCCAAATCATTGTCCACTCGTTTTCGTCCGAATGCAGGCGTTATCCAGTCATGGGATGCCGATAAAGGTTGGCAGGGAACACGGGGATGGAAATGTCCGGTGATTATTGATAATATGATGAATCTCGAACTCTTATTTGAAGCAACAGCTCTTTCCGGAGATTCTACTTTCTACAATATTGCAGTGAAACATGCTGATACAACAATGGCTCACCACTTCCGTCCGGACAACAGCTGCTACCATGTGGTAGATTACGATCCGGAGACAGGAGAAGTGCGTAAGAGACAAACTGCACAAGGATATGCCGACGAATCGGCTTGGGCTCGCGGACAAGCATGGGCTCTGTATGGATATACTACCTGCTATCGCTATACCAAAGATAAGAAATATCTCGACCAGGCACAAAAAGTCTATAACTTCATCTTTAATAATAAGAACCTGCCGGAAGACCTCGTACCATACTGGGATTATGATGCTCCGAATATTCCGAACGAACCGCGTGATGCTTCTGCAGCAGCTTGTACAGCCTCTGCCCTTTACGAACTGGATGGCTATCTGCCGGGCAACCACTACAAGGAAACGGCTGATAAGATAATGGAAAGTTTGGGCTCACCTGCTTATCGCGCAGAAGTTGGAACAAATGGAAACTTTATCCTGATGCATTCGGTTGGCAGTATTCCTCACGGTCAGGAAATTGACGTTCCTCTGAACTATGCTGACTATTACTTCCTGGAAGGACTGATGCGTAAAAGAGATTTGGAAAAGAAATAA
- a CDS encoding RagB/SusD family nutrient uptake outer membrane protein: MKNKIKIFRKLVRCASIALLSFSMAGCGADFLDTTPTNNISGSSIWTKATLAEQAVIGVYNVFLDQYCPNSGILDSHRIPWDAYSSVMDTDKNWIKRMPNCTGAATPSSGLFSDIYKRFYTFIYRANDVIDNIGQVPDMSTGEKQRAIAECKFLRAFAYMRLNILYKGVPLYMNAITSPENGNKARSSEADVWAAILQDLTDCVNEPNLPGKYNSGDSNYGRVTKGAAYALRGQVYMWQKNWEAAVDDFNSVADCGFGLYTKAGATSYKQLLKIANEQCEEMIFSVQCIKQYGYSNTRNITYGNRCTAGSMWNNYLPNPHFVESFETATGEKFNWDNYLPGYSTMKEKERVVFFLRDGLSAAEKERMTAYGADMSKYLDSGNEARIKKAYESRDPRLQMAVITPYAQYNGASSGIAHTYTLRWPYRGSDSAEPFDIRTDTNDKFYYLWRKFVPEGLEQTERDTYGLDIPLIRYAEVLLLKAEALNEWGSTHESEAIRCVNEVRRRAGHVELNNATYPATKVNGQSDLRERIRNEYYWEIGGEDSMYFHELRWGTWKDKKFDNNRNGLMQMWGETTYTWYWLGEQCWSWPIPAKEMEMNSNLEQNEGWIN; this comes from the coding sequence ATGAAAAACAAAATAAAAATATTTCGGAAATTAGTAAGATGTGCATCTATTGCCTTGCTGTCTTTCTCTATGGCTGGATGCGGTGCGGACTTTTTAGATACTACTCCTACCAATAACATAAGCGGTAGTAGTATCTGGACGAAAGCAACTTTGGCCGAACAGGCTGTTATCGGCGTATATAATGTCTTTCTGGATCAATATTGTCCTAACTCCGGCATTTTGGATTCGCACCGGATTCCATGGGATGCTTATTCTTCTGTGATGGATACAGACAAGAACTGGATTAAGCGAATGCCTAATTGTACAGGAGCAGCTACTCCCTCAAGTGGCCTGTTCAGTGATATTTATAAACGTTTTTATACTTTTATCTATCGTGCTAATGATGTGATAGATAATATTGGTCAGGTTCCTGATATGTCGACCGGAGAGAAGCAACGGGCTATCGCCGAATGTAAATTCTTGCGTGCATTTGCTTATATGCGCTTGAATATCTTGTATAAAGGAGTGCCGTTATATATGAATGCAATCACGAGTCCTGAAAACGGTAACAAAGCCCGTTCTTCAGAAGCGGATGTTTGGGCGGCTATACTCCAGGATCTGACAGATTGTGTGAATGAACCCAATCTACCGGGTAAATATAATTCGGGTGACTCTAACTATGGACGGGTAACCAAAGGAGCTGCTTATGCATTACGCGGACAAGTATATATGTGGCAGAAGAATTGGGAGGCGGCGGTTGATGATTTTAATTCTGTGGCTGACTGTGGCTTCGGGTTATATACTAAGGCCGGTGCTACCAGTTATAAGCAGTTGTTGAAAATAGCAAATGAACAATGTGAAGAAATGATATTCTCTGTGCAATGCATCAAGCAATACGGCTACTCCAATACAAGGAACATCACTTACGGCAACCGTTGTACAGCAGGTTCTATGTGGAATAACTATTTGCCTAATCCGCATTTTGTAGAATCCTTTGAAACGGCGACCGGAGAAAAATTTAATTGGGATAACTACTTGCCGGGCTATAGTACGATGAAAGAAAAAGAACGTGTGGTATTTTTTCTACGTGACGGACTGTCCGCGGCAGAAAAGGAACGTATGACTGCCTATGGGGCCGATATGAGCAAATATCTGGATAGTGGCAATGAAGCACGTATCAAAAAAGCTTACGAGAGCCGTGATCCACGTCTGCAAATGGCTGTCATTACCCCTTACGCACAATACAATGGTGCTTCTTCTGGAATAGCTCATACTTATACATTGCGTTGGCCTTATCGTGGCTCCGACAGTGCAGAGCCTTTTGATATCCGTACTGATACAAACGATAAGTTTTACTATCTATGGAGAAAGTTTGTACCTGAAGGTCTGGAACAGACAGAACGTGATACTTATGGATTGGATATTCCATTAATACGCTATGCGGAAGTATTGCTCCTGAAAGCAGAAGCGCTAAATGAATGGGGAAGTACCCATGAAAGCGAAGCAATCAGATGTGTTAATGAAGTAAGACGTCGTGCAGGGCATGTCGAATTGAATAATGCAACTTATCCTGCTACGAAAGTTAACGGGCAGAGTGATTTGCGTGAACGTATCCGGAATGAGTATTACTGGGAAATCGGTGGCGAAGATTCCATGTATTTCCATGAATTGCGTTGGGGAACGTGGAAAGATAAGAAGTTTGATAATAATCGTAACGGTCTGATGCAGATGTGGGGTGAAACGACTTATACCTGGTACTGGTTGGGAGAACAGTGCTGGAGCTGGCCTATTCCTGCTAAAGAAATGGAAATGAACTCGAATTTGGAACAGAATGAAGGTTGGATAAATTAA
- a CDS encoding metallophosphoesterase, protein MKLFNYLLAGILCASVTCLPAQHRADPQKLVNPESFSMILLGDPQGYTKYDINQPLFDLCTAWIADNIESLKIKAVLCTGDLVEQNDNNVLNRKMLNQTSREMWEAASQALKRLDNKVPYIIAAGNHDYGYKAAENGRTYFPDYIPFERNSTWRNICVSEFPNREGRASLENSAFEFDEPGWGKILVIAVEFVPRDEVLQWAKDLVNKPKYKNHKVIFITHSYLDIGNKRVTKDGYKISPQNSGQAIWEKLIYPSSNIRLVLCGHVGRGTGEYENNVAYRVDKNSAGKDVSQMTFNVQYVGGGPEGNGGDGWLRILEFMPDGKTIKVRTYSPLFGISKLTKHLAHRTAPYDQFDIILE, encoded by the coding sequence ATGAAACTATTCAACTATTTATTGGCCGGGATATTGTGTGCTTCTGTCACTTGTCTCCCGGCGCAGCATCGGGCTGATCCCCAGAAATTGGTCAATCCGGAATCCTTTTCTATGATTTTGCTCGGTGATCCACAGGGATATACCAAGTATGATATTAACCAGCCGCTTTTTGATCTTTGTACCGCATGGATTGCGGACAATATAGAGTCGCTTAAAATTAAAGCTGTCCTTTGTACAGGCGATTTGGTGGAGCAGAATGATAATAATGTATTAAACCGTAAGATGCTGAACCAGACCAGTCGTGAAATGTGGGAGGCAGCATCGCAGGCTTTGAAAAGACTGGATAACAAAGTACCTTATATTATTGCCGCAGGCAATCATGATTATGGATACAAAGCCGCAGAAAACGGTCGTACTTATTTTCCTGATTATATTCCTTTTGAACGAAATTCTACCTGGCGGAATATCTGTGTCAGTGAATTTCCTAATCGTGAAGGCAGGGCGTCTTTAGAGAATTCGGCTTTTGAGTTTGATGAGCCGGGATGGGGAAAGATTTTGGTTATAGCAGTAGAGTTTGTGCCTCGTGATGAAGTTTTGCAATGGGCGAAAGATTTGGTAAACAAGCCGAAATACAAGAATCATAAGGTGATTTTTATCACTCATTCTTATCTTGATATAGGTAATAAGCGTGTTACGAAAGATGGGTATAAGATTTCTCCACAAAACTCGGGGCAGGCTATTTGGGAGAAACTTATTTATCCTTCTTCCAATATCCGTCTCGTACTTTGCGGACATGTGGGAAGAGGCACCGGTGAATATGAGAATAATGTGGCTTATCGGGTGGATAAGAACAGTGCCGGGAAAGATGTATCACAAATGACGTTTAATGTACAATATGTAGGAGGCGGTCCGGAAGGGAACGGAGGGGATGGTTGGCTTCGCATTCTGGAATTTATGCCGGATGGTAAAACGATCAAAGTACGTACTTATTCTCCCTTGTTTGGGATTTCAAAATTGACTAAGCATTTGGCGCATCGTACGGCACCGTACGATCAGTTTGATATTATATTGGAATAA
- a CDS encoding sulfatase, protein MNKPINLLVGGLTLFAAQGCKAPKQASQQAEHPNIIYVFPDQYRNQAMGFWRQDGFRDKVNFEGDPVHTPNLDAFARESMVLSSAQSNCPLSSPHRGMLLTGMYPNKSGVPLNCNSTRPISSLREDAECIGDVFSKAGYDCAYFGKLHADFPTPNDPEHPGQYVEEKRPAWDAYTPKERRHGFNYWYSYGTFDEHKNPHYWDTDGKRHDPKEWSPLHESGKVISYLKNDGNVRDTKKPFFIMVGMNPPHSPYRSLNDCEEQDFNLYKDQPLDSLLIRPNVDLKMKKAESARYYFASVTGVDRAFGQILTTLKELGLDKNTVVIFASDHGETMCSQRTDDPKNSPYSESMNIPFLVRFPGKIQPRVDDLLLSAPDIMPTVLGLCGLGDSIPAEVQGRNFAPLFFDEKAEIVRPTGALYIQNVDGDKDENGLVQTYFPSSRGIKTAQYTLALYIDRDTKQLKKSLLFDDVKDPYQLHNLPLEENKEIVAQLCGEMGAMLKEINDPWYTEKILSDRIPY, encoded by the coding sequence ATGAATAAACCTATAAACCTTCTTGTAGGAGGCTTGACGCTCTTTGCCGCACAAGGTTGCAAGGCTCCGAAACAAGCGTCCCAACAAGCGGAGCATCCTAATATAATCTATGTATTTCCCGATCAATACCGTAACCAGGCGATGGGCTTCTGGAGGCAGGACGGATTCCGGGATAAAGTAAACTTTGAAGGAGACCCCGTGCATACTCCTAATCTGGATGCCTTTGCACGTGAATCTATGGTCTTGTCGTCTGCACAGAGTAACTGCCCGTTGAGCAGCCCTCATCGTGGAATGTTACTGACCGGTATGTACCCGAACAAAAGTGGTGTACCATTGAATTGCAACTCTACACGTCCGATCAGCTCCTTGCGCGAGGATGCGGAATGTATCGGCGATGTGTTCAGCAAAGCAGGTTATGACTGTGCTTATTTTGGTAAACTTCACGCTGACTTCCCGACTCCGAACGATCCCGAACATCCGGGACAGTATGTGGAAGAAAAACGTCCGGCATGGGATGCCTATACACCGAAAGAACGCCGGCACGGCTTTAACTACTGGTATTCTTACGGAACATTTGACGAACACAAGAACCCGCATTATTGGGATACGGATGGTAAGAGACACGATCCGAAGGAATGGTCACCTTTGCACGAATCAGGCAAAGTCATTTCTTATCTGAAAAATGACGGTAACGTACGTGATACCAAGAAACCTTTCTTCATAATGGTGGGCATGAATCCTCCTCACAGCCCGTATCGCTCCTTGAATGACTGTGAAGAGCAGGATTTTAATCTTTATAAAGATCAGCCTCTGGATAGTCTGTTGATTCGTCCGAATGTCGATTTGAAGATGAAGAAAGCGGAGTCTGCACGTTATTATTTCGCTTCCGTTACCGGAGTAGACCGTGCTTTCGGACAGATTTTGACGACATTGAAAGAATTGGGATTGGATAAGAATACAGTCGTAATCTTTGCTTCCGATCATGGTGAGACGATGTGTAGCCAGCGCACTGATGATCCGAAGAATTCCCCTTATTCTGAATCCATGAATATTCCGTTCCTGGTTCGTTTTCCCGGTAAGATTCAGCCGAGGGTAGATGATTTATTGCTCTCCGCTCCTGATATTATGCCTACGGTGCTTGGCTTGTGCGGATTGGGTGATTCTATTCCGGCGGAAGTGCAGGGACGTAATTTCGCTCCTCTTTTCTTCGATGAAAAGGCTGAAATTGTTCGTCCTACAGGTGCACTGTATATTCAGAATGTAGATGGTGATAAAGATGAAAATGGATTGGTGCAGACTTACTTCCCTTCTTCAAGAGGTATCAAGACGGCTCAATATACATTGGCGTTATATATCGACCGTGATACGAAGCAATTGAAGAAAAGCCTCTTATTCGATGATGTAAAAGATCCATATCAACTGCATAACCTGCCTTTGGAAGAAAATAAGGAGATTGTGGCACAACTTTGCGGTGAAATGGGAGCTATGTTGAAGGAGATTAACGATCCTTGGTATACGGAAAAGATTCTGTCGGATCGGATTCCTTATTAG
- a CDS encoding family 43 glycosylhydrolase, which produces MKKLSFLIATALCIMACSGGSDEQPDGPGNGNGNGGGGSTPNPVSFSNPIVGKQLPDPTIIHAADGNFYLYVTQQDNIYIPIYKSTNMTQWTYAGAAFLQKPNWQPDTRLWAPDINYINGKYVLYYTLGHWDLPKNSCIGVAVSDSPVGPFTDHGKLLDYNSGTMQCIDPCYFEDNGKKYLFWGSYNSTSKGYEGGIRYVELSADGLSIKGAVSEKIAGPSIEGIMVHKRGNYYYLFGSTGSCCEEERSTYRVVVGRSKNIEGPYVGKNGTVMKENSSYNEVILQGNNLFAGTGHNSEIITDDEGNDWFFYHAWQKAKIDNGRQLMCDRIQWSSDGWPYITNGTPASVSRAPVFKNEEEKE; this is translated from the coding sequence ATGAAAAAATTATCTTTTTTAATTGCGACAGCATTGTGTATCATGGCATGTTCCGGTGGCTCTGACGAACAACCGGATGGGCCGGGTAACGGTAATGGAAATGGGGGTGGGGGGAGTACACCTAACCCTGTTTCATTCTCCAATCCTATAGTCGGCAAACAGTTGCCTGATCCGACTATAATTCATGCGGCAGACGGGAACTTTTATTTGTATGTTACCCAACAGGATAATATCTATATTCCGATTTACAAATCTACTAATATGACACAGTGGACTTATGCTGGGGCAGCCTTTCTGCAAAAACCGAACTGGCAGCCGGACACTCGCTTATGGGCTCCGGACATTAACTATATCAATGGCAAATATGTGCTCTATTATACTCTCGGGCACTGGGACTTGCCTAAGAATAGTTGTATCGGGGTGGCGGTCAGCGACTCTCCTGTAGGACCTTTTACGGATCACGGAAAACTTCTTGACTACAATTCTGGTACTATGCAGTGCATCGACCCTTGTTATTTTGAAGATAATGGTAAGAAGTATCTTTTCTGGGGAAGTTATAATAGTACTTCTAAAGGCTATGAAGGAGGTATCCGTTATGTAGAGTTAAGTGCTGACGGTCTATCCATTAAAGGGGCTGTTTCCGAAAAGATAGCGGGTCCTTCAATAGAAGGCATCATGGTTCATAAACGCGGGAATTATTATTATCTATTTGGCTCTACGGGTAGTTGTTGTGAAGAGGAAAGAAGTACGTACCGTGTAGTGGTGGGGCGTTCTAAAAATATCGAAGGTCCTTATGTGGGTAAAAACGGTACTGTGATGAAAGAAAATAGTAGTTATAATGAAGTAATTCTACAGGGTAATAACCTGTTTGCCGGAACCGGACACAATTCCGAAATTATCACGGATGACGAGGGTAATGACTGGTTCTTCTATCATGCCTGGCAGAAAGCGAAAATAGATAATGGTCGTCAATTGATGTGTGACCGCATACAATGGAGCAGTGATGGCTGGCCTTATATTACTAATGGCACACCGGCATCCGTATCTCGTGCACCTGTATTTAAAAACGAAGAAGAAAAAGAGTAA
- a CDS encoding glycoside hydrolase family 2 protein, which yields MRKIVCSLVILINSVYLFAQWKPVGGRIMTEWAAKIDVENVLPEYPRPIMERADWINLNGLWNYAISPVGQAMPQSYDGRILVPFAVESSLSGVGKSLGEKNELWYQRQFSVPSKWKGHRILLHFGAVDWKADVWVNKVKVGQHTGGFTPFSFDITPALLNGENELIVKVWDPTDKGPQPRGKQVSKPGGIWYTPVSGIWQTVWLEPVPIRSIGNIKTTPDIDRNKLTVEVMTDHQMLSDKLEVKVLEGKQLVAVGSSVNGIPVEIAMPSDVKWWSPDSPFLYDMEICLYSENKLIDKVKSYTAMRKYSTKRDKNGIVRLQLNNKDLFQFGLLDQGWWPDGLYTAPSDEALVYDIQKTKDFGYNMIRKHIKVEPARWYTYCDRLGVIVWQDMPSGDKNPEWQNRKYFEGTEFKRSAESEAIYRKEWKEIIDCLYSYPCIGTWVPFNEAWGQFKTPEIAEWTKQYDPSRLVNPASGGNHYTCGDMLDLHNYPGPEMYLYDAQRATVLGEYGGIGLVLKEHLWEPNRNWGYVQFSTSKEATDEYLKYANMLKDMIARGFSAAVYTQTTDVEIEVNGLMTYDRKVIKLDEQKLKRANTEICESLK from the coding sequence ATGAGAAAAATTGTATGTTCTTTAGTGATACTTATTAATAGTGTTTATCTATTTGCACAGTGGAAACCGGTTGGCGGTCGAATTATGACGGAATGGGCGGCGAAAATAGATGTTGAAAACGTGTTGCCCGAATATCCCCGCCCAATTATGGAACGTGCTGACTGGATAAATCTGAACGGATTGTGGAATTATGCTATTTCTCCGGTAGGTCAAGCTATGCCACAAAGTTATGATGGTCGGATTTTAGTTCCTTTTGCTGTAGAATCAAGCTTGTCCGGAGTGGGGAAAAGTCTTGGGGAGAAGAATGAACTTTGGTATCAGCGTCAATTCTCGGTTCCCTCCAAATGGAAAGGACATAGGATCTTATTGCATTTTGGGGCTGTTGACTGGAAAGCGGATGTTTGGGTAAATAAGGTAAAGGTGGGACAACATACAGGAGGATTTACTCCTTTTTCTTTTGATATCACGCCTGCCTTGCTGAATGGGGAAAATGAATTGATCGTGAAAGTGTGGGACCCGACTGATAAAGGTCCTCAACCTAGAGGAAAACAGGTTAGTAAGCCGGGAGGTATCTGGTATACTCCTGTCAGTGGTATTTGGCAAACAGTTTGGCTAGAACCTGTGCCAATCCGGTCGATTGGCAATATCAAAACGACTCCTGATATTGACAGGAATAAGTTGACAGTAGAGGTTATGACAGATCATCAGATGCTTTCAGATAAATTGGAGGTGAAGGTATTAGAAGGAAAGCAGTTGGTGGCTGTAGGAAGTTCCGTAAATGGTATTCCGGTTGAAATTGCTATGCCGTCTGATGTAAAGTGGTGGTCACCGGATTCTCCGTTTTTATATGATATGGAAATTTGTCTGTATTCAGAAAATAAGTTGATCGATAAGGTTAAGAGCTATACTGCCATGCGTAAATATTCAACGAAACGCGATAAAAATGGAATTGTACGTCTACAATTGAATAATAAGGACTTGTTTCAATTTGGTCTTTTAGATCAGGGCTGGTGGCCGGATGGCTTGTATACGGCACCTTCGGATGAGGCCTTAGTATATGATATTCAAAAGACAAAAGATTTTGGATATAATATGATTCGCAAACATATAAAAGTAGAGCCTGCCCGTTGGTATACGTATTGTGATCGTTTAGGGGTTATTGTGTGGCAGGACATGCCGAGTGGTGATAAGAATCCCGAGTGGCAGAATCGGAAGTATTTTGAGGGAACAGAATTTAAACGGTCTGCTGAATCAGAGGCTATTTATCGTAAAGAATGGAAAGAAATTATCGACTGCCTTTACTCTTATCCTTGTATTGGCACATGGGTACCTTTCAATGAGGCTTGGGGGCAGTTTAAAACCCCTGAAATAGCAGAATGGACAAAGCAATATGATCCTTCCCGTTTAGTGAATCCTGCCAGTGGAGGTAATCATTATACCTGTGGTGATATGCTCGATTTGCATAATTATCCCGGTCCGGAGATGTATTTATATGACGCACAGCGTGCAACTGTACTCGGAGAGTATGGAGGAATTGGTTTAGTGCTGAAGGAGCATCTTTGGGAGCCGAATCGTAATTGGGGGTATGTTCAGTTTAGTACTTCCAAAGAAGCTACTGATGAGTATCTGAAGTATGCTAATATGCTGAAGGATATGATTGCACGCGGATTCTCGGCTGCTGTTTATACACAGACTACAGATGTTGAGATCGAAGTGAACGGATTGATGACATACGACCGCAAAGTAATAAAACTGGATGAACAGAAATTGAAGAGGGCAAATACGGAAATTTGTGAAAGTTTAAAGTAA